The Plectropomus leopardus isolate mb chromosome 15, YSFRI_Pleo_2.0, whole genome shotgun sequence genome has a segment encoding these proteins:
- the grem2a gene encoding gremlin-2, producing MLWRITIPVILAGVLCITAETKKHRPQGSIPSPYKTKGNLSSERHHRLLQQKPEVLSSSREALVVTERRYLRRDWCKTQPLRQTISEEGCRSRTVVNRFCYGQCNSFYIPRHMGPSSGQGQNRGQASGSGRKSHNKAQEPFQSCSFCRPHRITQLTVQLDCPDLQPPFRHRKVQRVKQCRCMSVDVSGHGKL from the coding sequence ATGCTGTGGAGAATAACTATCCCAGTCATCCTGGCTGGGGTGCTCTGCATCACAGCAGAGACCAAAAAGCACCGGCCCCAGGGATCCATCCCATCCCCATACAAAACCAAAGGAAACCTGTCCTCAGAGCGTCACCACCGGCTACTGCAGCAGAAACCAGAGGTGCTGTCCTCCAGCAGGGAGGCCTTGGTGGTGACAGAGCGCCGCTACCTCCGCAGAGACTGGTGCAAGACCCAACCCCTCCGCCAGACAATCAGTGAAGAGGGCTGCCGCAGCCGCACTGTGGTCAACCGTTTTTGCTACGGCCAGTGCAACTCCTTCTACATCCCCCGCCATATGGGCCCCAGCTCAGGTCAGGGCCAGAATCGAGGCCAAGCCTCAGGCTCTGGAAGGAAAAGCCACAACAAGGCCCAGGAGCCGTTCCAGTCCTGCTCCTTCTGCAGGCCACACCGCATCACACAGCTCACAGTGCAGCTGGACTGCCCCGACCTTCAGCCGCCTTTCAGACACCGTAAGGTGCAGAGGGTCAAACAGTGTCGCTGCATGTCTGTGGATGTGAGTGGCCATGGGAAACTGTGA